The Blastocatellia bacterium genomic sequence AAGATTTGACGGCGTTCCGGGAGTGGTTTGCTGAGTTCGATGCAACTTTGTGGGACAGGCAGATGGAGGCGGATGTTGCTGCTGGCCAATTAGATAAACTCGCAGACGAGGCCTTGCAGGATTTACGAGAAGGGCGCTGCACTGACCTGTGAGACATCGCGCGACGCCCCGCTTCTGGTTTTGTTACCACCAACTTCCAAATGAAGTACAGAGGTTGGCAGACAGATGTTATGCCCTGCTGCAACAGGATTCCCAACATCCATCGCTACACTTAAAGAAGATAGGTCGGTTATGGTCAGTGCGGGTTGGCCTACATTACCGAGCCCTCGCCGTAGAAGATGAGAATGATTTGGTATGGTTCTGGATTGGCTCACATGCAGAATACGATAGGCTGATAGGTCGCCAATAGACGTCTAACGCCCGCGTTCAGCGGGGCCACGGGCGGTGTAGCGAGAAACCATGTGAGCCGCGCTTCGTGGCCTGCTTGCTCATCCAAGGCTCGTTAGATTACCATCAACTTCGTTTGGAGGCTCTTTATGCTTGATACAGAGATAAATTTAACAGAACAGGAACGAAATGCGCTTCAAGAAATATCTCGCCGTACGGGAAAGACCGAGGGCGAATTGGTCCGTGAGGCGCTTGATCAATTCATCGCACAATTTCAAAACGAAGACCAGCGTAGGTTGATGCAGAAGGCAAGAGGAATTTGGAAAGACCGGCAAGACCTTCCCTCCTTGCAAGAACTCCGAAATGAATGGGACCGGATTTAACGACACAACGATATGTCCCTACTGATAGATACCGATGTCCTGATTGATTACCTGCGAGATCAGACTGAAGCCGTATCGTATTTGGAATCCATAACCGAGCAAGTATTCATATCTGCCGTAACCGTTGCCGAACTTTATGCGGGTGTTCGCGAAGGAGAAGAGCGAACGGCGTTAGATGATTTTGTAAAGGCGTTTGAAA encodes the following:
- a CDS encoding CopG family transcriptional regulator, whose product is MLDTEINLTEQERNALQEISRRTGKTEGELVREALDQFIAQFQNEDQRRLMQKARGIWKDRQDLPSLQELRNEWDRI